The region CAAAGGAATAACCCACTCAAAAAACTGAGTTATGGAGTAGCAACTACCTCAAATTCATAGCTTGGTTCTTCAGGTCTATTATTGCTAAGTAAAAAAGAAATCCTTTTATAGTTATCTAATGCaatcaagagagagagaagctttTACATTTATTAACTAGTGAGATAAAACAATGAGGCTCCATGTATAAAGTAAGATCATACCAACAACGCAAACTAgtcaaacaaaaaaattaatgattttttctCCTATATTTTCCTGAAAATGTTGCCTTACCTCTTCATGAGACAGAATTTTagtaacaaaatataaaaaaatgaagtatATAGCACCTTTCTTTAGAAGAAATCTCAGACCAATAACAATGAAGACTCATCTTCAGGAATCTCAGACTAATAACAATGAAGACTCATCATCAGGAAGCAGAGAATTAAACTAGACACTTGGAAATGATTGTTCCACATTTTGTATTTGACACGTCAACAGATCAGTTGCAGGCATGCATCAATTACATGACGAATAGACAAACCAAACCGGGGCCGAAAAGAAGATCCAATAAAAAGCAGATGCATTTCTCATTTATATTCAATATGCTTAATTATATCCACTCACATTCTCAACTTAAAATACAAATGTTAAAAGACAGTTCTCTTCAGCCTATTTCCTCATGAGATTTTGGATATATGAATCTGAAGGTTCTCAAACTAAATTAACTGAAATGTAAAAAGGCAGTAACACGGCAAACTGCCAGGCCTAGGTCAGGTATGCCGACATAGCAAATGGATAGGACTTTACAATCAGTTCCTCAGGATTCTATCAATGCAGGTTAAGACATATTAATATAGAGCACAAGGGTCTCCTATGCCTAGTAAGATTAATTTTCAAACGTAGATTCCACATGAGATGCCATGGAAAATCAAGTAACCTAAGTCCCAATAGTACAAACTATGGCAAAACAAAGAACTTCAGAGTCCAATGCAATTAAATGACAAATTCCCTTTTGTAAAATACAGGGTTTGGAGGCTAGGGCATATACAGAAAGCAGAGCATTTAAAGAAAAAAGACCTCTTATCCTTCTTCATTACACTGGATAAAAGAATTCTACACAGTAAATAAAATTTAGATAAGTTTTTTTCTAGATGAGGAAAGTATAAAACTTGAATCTTAAGATACAAGATACATCATCCATATGATTACACAGGCATGCTGTAATCCTGAAACAAGATAAATGACACACAATGCCTTATCATCAACATTACCAACAAACTACATCCCATAATGCAGCATTGACTAGAATAAAACCTTAAACCATTAAGCAACGAAACAGCTGTTATTTTCACTTGAAGTCTACTTAGAATATTCTATCCAACTTGGCACCTTTTAAATTAGTGATTTCCTGAtatcctaaaaaaaaaattgtgatacAAAACATCCTCTTAGGGCGTTTAATTTTGAGGATTAACATGGAtagataaaaatgaaataagctAATCCATTGTTTACTCAAACGGAGTGGAACTTTGGGATACCACAAGGCCCTCATAATgtctatcatttgagctagttttgcttgattcatatcccattgaaaTAGTGGGATTAAAGAAATCTTAgtaatgaggataaaaatactccaTGTATCTTATCGATCATTAAAAGCAAACGCCTCCTTAATGTTGTTACACAAACTCGTGGTTTCTGGTGAATGCAGCATTTCAGGCATTATATCAGCAATTTGGCATCAAAATCACTAATATAAAGAACTCGAACAAGGATGACTTCTATAACACATAAATGCAACAAGAACGAAATTAGATTCTCGAAGGTATCAAGCAGCTGAAAGGCCACTTCAAAATCATCTTTGAAAGTCCTTATTTGAAAGAAAATGTCAAAATTTTGTCCCgtaacaaaagaaaataatttcatttcagGAAATGCAATACATAATATGCAATCCCAAGCAAGAAAAACATATCCCGGGTGGAAGAAAATTGGAGTCTTCACATGATTTTCAATATCTGCAGTCAAATTAGAATCAGAACAGACCTATAAAATCAAAATCGATTTTCAGTACTACTGCATTGACCAAATAACTCCAGAAGTCAAGAAATTTAAATCCATAAAATGAAGTTGAAATCAGCAGTTACCTGGCGAATTGGTATCAGAACAAATCGGTTAAAGTCAAATGAGAGAAAGATTGTACCACTCTACAAAACTCATGactatttttcttatttgtgttttttttttcagagaAGAAGCATAATCAAGAAAATACGGGAAAGGGAATTAATGCAAACCCGCTAACTGTAATTGTAAAACCAAATTTCATTTGGGCCGTAGGCTGCGGAAAGTGGGCCGCGCTGATAACTGTTTCTGTGGACCAATCAGACGATGAAAGTAAACTAAcaataaacaaaattgaaaaaataaattaaaattattattgattaaTTCCTCAAGTCAATGTTTATGATAATAAAATGCATTCCACGTGATTTTTTTCGAAAGAATAGagtgaaacaaaaataaagttACACTAAAAccattataaaaaaaagagtagtatttctttatttctgttttatatttttctttctgatccttatattaattaaagagttATTATAGGGATAAGTAAGTCTCTAAACTATACAAGGATGGAATTAATTTTGCTTTTAAAATCAACGTTGGTTTGTCTAGTTCTCAAACtaatgaaaattgaaaatgaggCCCCGCCAATTGCTAAGGAGGAGTTAAGTATCTTTTTGGATATTAGTTTTGAAAATTTGCCTTAACATATACTactacttatttatttattagtaatttttttaggaCCAGCCTTAACATTTACTCATACACTATCTCCAAAAACTTGCATAAGTTTGTCTCAAAAAAAAACTTGCATAagtaatttaattcaaattaacATTTTCATTTAACATGAAGCCCATGAGATTGCACATTCAAACACAAAACGAGTCCACGGtacattatttttaaattttaatttttaattattttgttttttgttatTTGAACAATGCCTTTTGTTTTGTTGCTCTTAAGCCGTAGATTCTCCAAATATACTCCTTTGGATTGCATTATTTTAGAGCACGCCATGAATAAACATAGTCTTTAACGTCTTCTTTACTGCACTATTTTAGAGCAcaccataaataaataaattaataattcttaaaaaaaaaatcagatcgTATTATATTAAAGCACACTTCAAATAAGTGAGTGTGTTttgataaaagaaaagaaaaaaaagtgattGTGGCTCTTATAACACATGATGATTAGCCAAAAGCATTAAGCATTGACCAGGTGATGATATGAAGAGGTTAGAAACATAAGACAaaatgtatgatatgatgtgAGAGTGAGAGGGCAGACATAATTACATGGAAAATAACAGGTGGTCGTAAAGCCAAACCCGTTTTGCTGCATATTTAAAGAAAGTGTATGAAACAGACCAACACAAAAAGTTGCTCCTCCTACTCTTCAATTAGAtactacatatatataatactaatattaaatATTGGGGCCAAACCTGAAAAAGTGAAAGCTACAAAAGAAAAAGCAATCTAACCAAACAACAACATAGAATTAACTCATTTTCACTCCATCTATGTATCAAacacaaaaacaaaattaataaaataaataaacagctgaaaagaaaagaatttcaTGACCCACACTTATCAGTCGCCATCAAATGCGATTCTCCCCTTAAATTccagcttcttctttttttcttcactAAAACTTGGGAttcatttccttttctttttataattaaattaggaTTTCTCGTGGAGGTTTTGATGGCTGATTGATTTATCTTGTGAAGTCATGAACAAGGCTGGGCCTGTCCGTCACGTTGAAACGCCACGACATGAACGGAACGCCGCCGCTCATTTCAGAATCCCGGTGATCCACGGCGGCGTCGTCTTCCATGAACCGGTACTCGCTGCCGTAGCCCGAAGAGTAACACGGAGCTTTCTGCGCCGACGGAGTCCACGACCCGTTCATCATGTACTGAGCCTCCACGTGAGCTCCGTTGGCGCCGCCGCCGTTGCTGGTAgcggccgccgccgtcgcccTTCTCTCTTCCTTCTTGTAACGAATACCGCAGGCATTGCATAGCGACTGCAATAATTAATCACAAGCCGCCTCCATTAGTTTCATGCACTTGACATACATTACGAGATTAcgaacatgcatacatatatgagagagagagaggaagaaaatgaaaaattaccTTAGGGCCTCTGGGACCGTTTCTCCACAAGGGAGTAGAAGTGGTGTCGCAATTAGCGCAGCGGCGGGCGAGAAGGGGGTCACCGCCGGAAGAGGAGTTGGTATTGGTGGAGCCGCGGTGGGGCTTGGTGGAGGATGGCGGCGGCGTGTGCTTAGAGGGCAGTATGTTCCAGCCGAAGTTGGACATACAGGAGGAGCGCTTCTTCTCGTGGTGATGATGGCTGCTCTCATTGGTGACGCGAGTGGAAGGCGTTCCTAAGGAGAGGGTACAATCCACCGAAGCGGAAGGGGAAGAGGAAGCAAAAGAGTACAACTCCCCTTCATCAAAACCTCGGTGGCCGTTGGCCATGGAGAATAGCATCGGGAAGGAATTGCCACTTTGGGTGTGATACATTCTGGATTGAAGAAATTGATTGTGAGCGAGGGTTTTATAGTCGAGAATGGGAGAGAGTACAAGGAAATAGTGAGTTGAAAAGGAtgtgtaataataaaatgtttgaACAACAACTTAGGATAGAGAGGAGGGAGGGGTGAGATCAACTTTATATAAAGGTAATTAAAAATAGGGAAATAGCAGTCAGCACCTGCGAGAATCCGCTTTGTCGTGAATCGAATTTCATGTAATTAAACTCGCAGtgaaattagataaaaataggGAGGGGTGCAGATTACACGTTGCAGTGCGTGTAGAATAAGAATAGAGAGGAGAGGGGTATATATAGAGGAGAGGAACAGCCCTGCCCCGCCTATACATACAACCTATACATACACAGGGGTTGGTCATTGGGCAGTCAAAAGAGCCCACGTGACTAGCGGGAACAGTCTTCCATGGATCTGCCGTCTCCGATCACGAGGCACCACCCTCAAATACATCAAACTTGTGTCCGTATCCGTATCTCtgccccaccaccaccaccaccgccaccactCCACATCACACTCACGGGAATTATACGCCTTGATTTGGGTccctaataataaatttattcattaatctgATCGATCGGAACATGTTGGGACTATGCGTTTTTTTGGATTCTACTATACCTCTATTATGTCCTTCAATTAAACTATTTCATTCTCTACATTTGCAACACTCATTTATTAAACTTGGAAACACATTTTTTCAACTTCTATACTCCCATTGACCGTGATTTCTTTAAAGTAAATAAAAGTCGATCGTTTATATTCTTAGCTGTGAAGTAATCAACTAGGAGGATTTTAGCTAGAGAAAGTAATTGAGAGAATATAATTAACCCAATATTACTTTTATATAGACATGTGATCGGAATTCAAATACCAAATCATGTTTTTCATCTACAAAATATTACTACTAATATGCGTGTTGAATATGTTGAAAGGCTATAGATATTTCCTAAAAGTAGGGAGAGCTTCCAAAATCTATTCTTgtaattgattttattttgacaCAAGTATTCAAAAACAATAATTTAGCATGGAACGGTACAAACTGGTAAGGCTTCATTATAGAACTGCAACAAAACATCAAGGCATCATTATTTAGTGATAGGTTAGGGCAAGTGGCTGTGTACCTATCTTATCTCTGGAATCCTGCGTACAAACTGATTCAGTCCTCACCTCAATCATACAATCTATCGCTCAACTCCTCTATATCTCACTGTTGCATATATTTATCTAGATTTTTTTGGGATCTTTTTCATACCAAAAATAATTACGAATTAATATAATATGAACTCACATGAATGTTACTCCATAATTAAGGATGAGCATTGTGTGTCTGTTAGCCAAGCGGTAGAGTAGTTCATGCCTAAAATCAAAGGTTATGGGTTCGAGTTCACATTGACACGATCCATTTGAAGTTTGGTTCATATTTTTGCTTAGTCTCAACggatttgaatttaaataaaataaaaatcaaatcgaATAAAAATATATGAGAATTCAAAActacaaaataattcaaaaaaaaataaaaagatctGAAATATTATtggattattttttatgattttaaaatatactaattCGAATTggtccaaaaattaaaaaaatttggagAAAACTCAATTTGATCTGAACAGAAAAACagaatcaaaatttaaatttcaatttgatTCGAATCAAATATCGAATTACGAGagtattttgctcaccccta is a window of Salvia miltiorrhiza cultivar Shanhuang (shh) unplaced genomic scaffold, IMPLAD_Smil_shh original_scaffold_217, whole genome shotgun sequence DNA encoding:
- the LOC131003522 gene encoding GATA transcription factor 19-like, translating into MYHTQSGNSFPMLFSMANGHRGFDEGELYSFASSSPSASVDCTLSLGTPSTRVTNESSHHHHEKKRSSCMSNFGWNILPSKHTPPPSSTKPHRGSTNTNSSSGGDPLLARRCANCDTTSTPLWRNGPRGPKSLCNACGIRYKKEERRATAAAATSNGGGANGAHVEAQYMMNGSWTPSAQKAPCYSSGYGSEYRFMEDDAAVDHRDSEMSGGVPFMSWRFNVTDRPSLVHDFTR